The Saccharomycodes ludwigii strain NBRC 1722 chromosome II, whole genome shotgun sequence genome window below encodes:
- a CDS encoding uncharacterized protein (similar to Saccharomyces cerevisiae YOR172W | YRM1 | Yeast Reveromycin resistance Modulator): MNTHSNDLTTDNYSLPTEQNFTQQEPPEKKRKRNKQIKSCLECRKRKLRCDRKIPKCSSCISRNLTECLYVNHENHIVNYVTGESLGKLQNNGIVTINSSPEGTSNTAVANNDEIDDKSKNQDHNCNKKHENNNTLLKPEYNKNDTSAEEENPILKLETAVFKNNRIIYFGATSIRCFSSLSSENNFPFLVKILKELKKIRKYEKVGSNYSTLKELVILDNNQEGTVFEEIIELLPDYNTFKTCVEFFFRTVYHEYFPVTNENVIKKQLSTLIKYDPRTNKITGFIHPGKRNYYAVAILIILFSLVYYTSGAPDAILKLFVLLDGCSTSKSLTLEKAQLLVFRTIFRVYHGFTGGDFSHLLNLVGNLCSTCISLGLHRNYRKIYHQSEIDRIGGIEVLDQIWYWALYFDVMVSFQVGKALFISRDLYDHNVLLKSINIHDNEMNRKELIMKKFIIISREIIIDLFKPTGKPSLALHKLRICEFLDTYFQPLNYYSNPELSLKHVAKINNNYDIFDYLFVGNLVAKYAGLSCLEKLVYNNTGNEVENDIIRSSLILYELGPCLVSICLKREKQLDYIRPSFCSSKSYIILSFGISKLCSIGITYLYFFFNEKCEYNKQNGANIPTDEEVREEIKNFKVDLLGSTDKNRNFKTLSPRAIFNIICEYFEKWWPYETEALQQLTRFYLQFIYKKIFEKVTMSYLANSYKELTVIGNKPTLLTGYAIDIPNNIRRIKILTRKDAGEVNDEQKTNDKDKTTVVGNIDTNSSADSDTPNTGSAVTSLLDGQDLSFDYTSSKAASLDTGLDHEIYRYFNCSENEFFDLLNQDLENFKPST, from the coding sequence ATGAACACCCATAGTAATGACCTAACAACGGACAATTATTCCCTCCCAACTGAACAAAACTTTACACAACAGGAGCCCCctgagaaaaaaaggaaacgaaataaacaaattaaatcCTGTTTGGAATGtaggaaaaggaaattgaGATGTGATAGAAAAATCCCAAAATGCAGTTCTTGCATCTCAAGGAATTTGACAGAATGTTTATATGTAAATCATGAAAATCATATAGTGAACTATGTTACAGGCGAGTCCTTGGGAAAGTTGCAAAATAATGGTATTGTTACCATCAATAGTAGTCCTGAGGGAACAAGCAACACCGCTGTAGCTAATAATGACGAAATTGATGacaaatcaaaaaatcaaGATCAcaattgtaataaaaaacatgaaaataataacacgCTGTTAAAACCcgaatataacaaaaatgatACTAGTGCTGAGGAGGAAAATCCTATATTAAAGTTAGAGACTGcggtttttaaaaataacagaataatttattttgggGCGACTTCAATTAGATGTTTTTCATCGCTATCTTCGGAAAATAATTTCCCCTTTTTGGTAAAAATCTTGAAAGAGTTGAAAAAGAttagaaaatatgaaaaagtAGGATCCAATTATTCAACTTTGAAAGAGTTGGTTATTCTGGATAACAATCAAGAAGGGACCGTATTTGAGGAAATAATTGAACTTTTGCCAGATTataatacttttaaaacatgcgtcgaattttttttcagaacAGTTTACCACGAATATTTCCCTGTTACCAACGAAAATGTGATTAAAAAACAGTTGAGCACATTGATAAAATATGATCCCCGCACAAACAAAATTACTGGCTTTATACATCCGGGGAAAAGGAACTATTATGCTGTTGCGATTTTgatcattttattttctcttgTTTATTATACAAGTGGTGCACCGGATGcaattttaaagttatttgTTCTATTGGACGGCTGTTCCACAAGTAAGTCCTTGACATTAGAAAAGGCTCAGTTATTAGTATTTAGAACTATTTTCAGAGTGTATCATGGTTTTACGGGAGGTGATTTTTCCCATTTACTAAATTTAGTGGGTAATTTGTGTAGCACTTGCATTTCCTTGGGGCTACATCGAAATTATCGTAAGATATACCATCAGTCTGAAATTGATAGAATTGGTGGGATCGAAGTGTTGGATCAGATTTGGTATTGGGCTTTGTATTTTGATGTTATGGTTAGTTTCCAAGTGGGTAAAGCGTTGTTTATTTCTAGAGATCTTTATGATCATAATGTCTTATTGAAAAGCATCAATATTCATGACAATGAGATGAACAGAAAAGaactaataatgaaaaaatttattataattagcagagaaataataatcGATCTTTTCAAGCCAACTGGCAAACCATCTTTGGCATTGCATAAATTGAGAATATGTGAATTTTTAGACACGTATTTTCAACCGTTGAACTATTATTCGAATCCGGAACTATCTTTGAAACATGTTGCtaaaattaacaataattatgatatttttgattatttgtttgttggGAATTTGGTCGCAAAATATGCTGGACTTTCTTGTTTAGAAAAACTTGTTTACAATAACACTGGAAATGAGGTCGAAAACGATATTATAAGGtcttctttaattttatatgaaCTTGGGCCTTGCTTAGTCTCGATATGTTTAAAACGAGAAAAACAGCTTGATTATATAAGGCCGTCCTTTTGTTCATCcaaatcatatataattCTATCTTTTGGCATATCGAAGCTATGTTCGATTGGGATAACATAtctttactttttcttcaatgAAAAATGTGAATATAATAAGCAAAACGGTGCAAATATTCCCACAGATGAGGAAGTTAgagaagaaataaaaaattttaaggTAGATTTATTAGGAAGTACTGATAAAAATAGGAATTTCAAAACCTTATCACCAAGGgctattttcaatattatttgtgaatattttgaaaaatggtGGCCGTATGAAACAGAAGCTTTACAGCAATTGACTAGGTTTTACTTgcaatttatatataagaagatttttgaaaaagttaCAATGTCATACCTAGCCAATAGTTATAAAGAATTGACCGTAATTGGAAACAAGCCCACTCTTTTAACTGGATATGCAATTGACATACCAAATAACATAAGgagaattaaaattttgacGAGAAAAGACGCGGGGGAAGTAAATGACGAACAAAAAACTAatgataaagataaaactACTGTGGTGGGCAATATTGATACTAACAGTAGCGCCGACAGTGACACACCAAATACAGGCAGCGCCGTAACATCCTTATTAGATGGACAAGATCTAAGTTTCGATTACACATCATCAAAGGCGGCCTCTTTGGACACTGGTTTGGATCATGAAATTTATAGATATTTCAATTGCTCTGAAAATGAGTTCTTTGACTTACTAAACCAAGACCTAGAAAATTTTAAGCCTTCTACATAG
- a CDS encoding uncharacterized protein (similar to Saccharomyces cerevisiae YOR162C | YRR1 | Yeast Reveromycin-A Resistant (paralog of YLR266C | PDR8)) — translation MISNNKNQSSSIKKKRRKLIKSCLYCRTKKLKCDRKKPKCSSCISRNLTECLYLDKNKSVSNHSIVQIKEDLIPQQSVNTTASFNNTTSGSNSYLSSSNFNKKQNKQEEPNPDTLCTKSIGNSFPDTTTIMDSNHKNPLYILECISAKKTRVMYYGPTSVRSILTNMCFTTFPPFFKVVKEFKRFRKSEKSKTNFTMMKELLSLDADRHGTVFQEIVEILPDFNTFRTCVEYYFDTLYYKFFPILHKKVVLQYLDAVLITDKEKNKILGFNHPDRRNYYPAAILLSLFSITHYSTDIPDILFKWFVYLEGCSTTKSLTFERAQFLLLEVTYRLYNGFTGGDLTHLEISVASLCKTSMSLGLYRNYTKFYPQETLDKIGGIEIVNNIWY, via the coding sequence ATGATatcaaataacaaaaatcaGTCTTCAtctatcaaaaaaaagagaagaaaaCTGATTAAGTCGTGTTTATATTGTAGGAcaaagaaattgaaatgTGATAGAAAAAAACCCAAGTGTAGTTCATGTATTTCTAGAAACTTGACTGAGTGTTTATATCTAGATAAGAATAAATCTGTATCCAATCATTCTATCGTTCAAATAAAAGAGGATTTAATACCACAGCAATCAGTGAATACAACAGCTTCCTTTAACAATACTACTAGTGGATCAAATTCCTATTTGTCTTCTAGtaactttaataaaaaacaaaataaacaagaGGAACCTAATCCAGACACATTATGTACAAAAAGCATTGGAAATTCTTTTCCCGATACGACAACTATAATGGACAGCAATCACAAGAATCCGTTGTATATATTGGAATGCATTAGTGCCAAAAAAACCAGGGTCATGTATTATGGACCGACTTCGGTAAGAAGCATTTTAACTAATATGTGTTTTACTACCTTCCCACCTTTCTTTAAAGTTGTGAAGGAGTTTAAGAGATTTAGGAAAAGCGAAAAgtcaaaaacaaattttacaATGATGAAAGAATTACTTTCACTTGATGCTGATCGGCATGGCACAGTTTTCCAGGAGATTGTGGAAATTTTACCTGACTTTAATACTTTTAGAACATGTGTTGAATACTATTTCGATacattatattataaattctTTCCTATTTTGCataaaaaagttgttttgCAATATTTGGACGCTGTATTAATTACagacaaagaaaaaaataaaattttgggATTTAATCATCCTGATAGAAGAAACTATTATCCAGCCGCCATACTTTtgtctttattttccattACCCATTATTCTACAGATATTCCcgatattttatttaagtGGTTTGTTTACTTGGAAGGTTGTTCCACAACTAAGTCTTTAACATTTGAGAGGGCccagtttttattattagaagtCACCTATAGATTGTATAATGGTTTTACAGGTGGCGATCTCACTCATCTTGAAATATCGGTTGCTAGTTTATGCAAGACTTCCATGTCCTTGGGACTTTATAGGAATTATACAAAGTTTTACCCACAAGAAACTCTAGATAAAATTGGTGGGATTgaaattgttaataatatctgGTACTGA
- a CDS encoding Zn(II)2Cys6 transcription factor (similar to Saccharomyces cerevisiae YOR172W | YRM1 | Yeast Reveromycin resistance Modulator), with translation MKDQEQQSCETQQKVKKKKLIKSCLYCRKRKLKCDRKLPMCSSCSSRNISECLYLNAHGEIINYSDLIISDQSGKIQHNCSNHNPSNVTTLVPNNKNHQKSAPNLTTTDPIPENPLLRAEFGVNKQNRIIYFGPTSIRCIFIQKQNNNSIPYLVKMFKEFKRFRKKEKICSNFTNLTELSSINAPYEYDEYIIRNRSLNTIISTIVKILPDSFTFIENIKFSFKTILQNYFQILDKNIVMSYISKYVEIDKDKGKIVDLKYMDKMNYYPIGILLLLFSFVYYDSGVPLPIIHFFILLEGSSTSKSLSIEKTQFLLLKLIYRFFNGMTGGDFSHMELSVGNLCNTCIALGFHRDFSKIYSTKILEKIGGIAIVENIWYWCLYFDAITSFEIGKPLLISINTYFNEDLLLSSQTHGNKPRFVLLKKFIHLCRSIMTDVLKPTGIPDLAGHTLKIWHFIQNNFQLLVNYIDERYSLKIDLFDYLLLNHLVKKYITLAFLDRVCLHNNSLEVENDILRASIIGMLLSKCLINICVVQENIEKLYRPLAAKNKLYLLYGLSIDSLLYIRVTLLFVILSEKCEQNKLNNITFIDDKVVEEELSTFKLDRLKDDKYKSMPISSRTIFSIMYYLIEKNRILQTEVCQQLSKYYLHFIMHKAFEKMTRTFFSNYYPELNPIYRMRMFDDEHETVIRSNHSAVKTGHNDDSTAFNDKSFVIKKKSDPNNSGQSATSPTPCMLSDYNVNVDKQYTIKNNDVIKSRDVNYNALITGTSIINRNNYNQSRLLDNEIYKYFHCSETEFFQLLNDDLENIVPT, from the coding sequence atgaaagaTCAGGAACAACAATCATGTGAAACCCAACAGAAagttaaaaagaaaaaattaattaaatcatGTCTATATtgtagaaaaagaaaattgaaATGTGACCGAAAATTACCCATGTGCAGTTCATGTAGTTCAAGAAATATAAGTgaatgtttatatttaaatgcTCACGGcgaaataattaattattcAGATTTAATTATCTCAGATCAAAGTGGGAAAATACAACATAATTGCAGCAATCATAATCCCAGCAATGTCACCACACTAGTCcctaataacaaaaatcaCCAAAAAAGTGCACCAAATTTGACAACTACCGATCCGATACCTGAGAATCCCTTATTACGTGCCGAGTTTGGCGTTAATAAGCAAAATAGAATCATTTACTTTGGTCCAACCTCCATCAGATGTATCTTCATCCAAAAACAGAATAACAACAGCATACCTTATTTGGTTAAAATGtttaaagaatttaaaagatttagaaaaaaagaaaaaatatgttcGAATTTTACCAATTTAACAGAACTAAGTTCTATTAATGCCCCCTACGAGTACGATGAATATATAATAAGAAATCGTAGTTTAAACACAATTATTTCCACCattgttaaaatattaccaGATTCATTCACATTTATAGAAAATATCAAGTTTTCCTTCAAAACTATCCTACAAAACTACTTCCAAAtattagataaaaatattgtcaTGAGCTACATTTCAAAATATGTTGAGATCGACAAGGACAAAGGAAAGATTGTGGATTTAAAGTATATGGATAAAATGAACTATTACCCCATTGGCATTCtgctattactattttccTTTGTATATTATGATAGTGGTGTTCCATTGCCAATCATTcacttttttattctgCTAGAAGGTAGTTCTACAAGTAAGTCTTTGTCCATTGAAAAAACTCAATTTTTACTACTCAAGTTGATTTAtagattttttaatggaatGACTGGCGGTGATTTCAGCCATATGGAGCTTTCGGTCGGTAATTTATGTAACACCTGTATTGCTTTGGGTTTCCATAGagatttttctaaaatttaCTCCACCaaaatattggaaaaaattggtGGGATTGCGATTGtggaaaatatttggtATTGGTGTTTATATTTCGATGCTATTACCAGTTTTGAAATTGGTAAACCCttattaatttcaattaATACATATTTTAATGAAGATTTGTTACTTTCATCACAAACACATGGCAACAAACCGAGATTTGtccttttgaaaaaatttattcatCTATGCAGATCGATTATGACAGATGTGTTAAAACCCACGGGTATTCCAGATTTAGCAGGACATACACTAAAAATATGGCATTTCATACAAAATAACTTTCAGCTTTTAGTTAACTATATTGATGAAAGATATTCCTTAAAGATAGACCtatttgattatttattgttgaaTCATCTGGtgaagaaatatataactTTGGCATTTTTGGATAGGGTTTGTTTACATAACAATTCGTTAGAAGTAGAAAATGATATTCTTAGGGCCTCTATTATAGGTATGTTATTGAGTAAATGTCTAATAAACATATGTGTTGTACaggaaaatattgaaaaattgtaCAGGCCACTTGctgctaaaaataaattgtatTTATTGTACGGATTAAGTATAGATTCCCTGTTATACATTAGAGTCACGTTACTGTTTGTCATATTAAGTGAAAAATGTGAGCAAAACAAATTGAACaatattacttttattgaTGATAAAGTAGTGGAAGAGGAATTATCAACATTTAAATTGGATCGTTTAAAAGACGATAAATATAAGTCCATGCCGATATCCTCGAGAACCATATTTAGTATAATGTATTATTTGATcgaaaaaaatagaattcTTCAAACTGAAGTTTGTCAACAACTATCGAAATACTATCTGCATTTTATCATGCACAAGGCTTTTGAGAAAATGACTAGAACCTTTTTCAGCAATTATTATCCAGAACTAAATCCTATTTATAGAATGAGGATGTTTGATGACGAACATGAAACTGTCATTCGAAGCAACCATTCCGCCGTTAAAACGGGTCATAATGATGATTCCACAGCTTTTAACGATAAatcttttgttattaagaaaaaatcCGATCCCAATAATTCAGGACAGAGTGCAACAAGTCCTACACCATGTATGTTGTCTGATTATAATGTAAACGTTGACAAACAATatactattaaaaataatgatgttattaaaagtaGAGACGTGAATTACAATGCGCTTATCACTGGCACAAGCATTATCAATAGAAATAATTACAATCAAAGCCGACTATTGGACAATgaaatttacaaatatttcCATTGTAGCGAAACTGAATTTTTTCAGTTATTGAATGATGACttggaaaatattgttCCAACATGA
- the UBC13 gene encoding E2 ubiquitin-conjugating protein UBC13 (similar to Saccharomyces cerevisiae YDR092W | UBC13 | UBiquitin-Conjugating), whose protein sequence is MSALPKRIIKETERLVSDPVPGIQATPNEDNLRYFQVKMRGPIQSPYENGIFKLELFLPDEYPMEPPKVRFLTKIYHPNIDRLGRICLDVLKNNWSPALQIRTILLSIQALLATPNPNDPLANDVAEEWIKNEPQAIKTAKEWTKLYAMNEVMD, encoded by the coding sequence atgtctGCCTTACCAAAgagaattattaaagaaaCTGAAAGATTGGTTAGTGATCCTGTACCAGGAATCCAAGCAACACCAAATGAAGATAATTTACGTTACTTTCAGGTGAAAATGAGGGGGCCAATACAATCACCATATGAAAatggtatttttaaattggaattatttttaccagACGAATATCCAATGGAACCACCAAAGGTACGTTTCTTAACCAAAATTTATCACCCAAATATTGATAGGCTAGGTCGTATTTGTTtagatgttttaaaaaataactggAGTCCTGCATTGCAAATTAgaacaatattattgagTATTCAGGCTTTATTGGCTACGCCTAATCCTAATGATCCTTTAGCTAACGATGTTGCTGAAGAATGGATTAAAAATGAACCACAGGCTATTAAAACAGCAAAAGAATGGACTAAACTATATGCCATGAACGAAGTAATGGATTAA
- a CDS encoding uncharacterized protein (similar to Saccharomyces cerevisiae YOR172W | YRM1 | Yeast Reveromycin resistance Modulator), with protein sequence MCDDELLLKNEECSRNTILLKKYILLCRSILIDVLKPKGMPNLSQHMLKISDFLDENFLKLSNYMDEVKCNIVEPFDYLLIVPVLDKFLTFAYFQCYVFDNKSVQIENDIVRCSLILIGISACFINMCLKYEQNHIKPVVCEAKSNIVLGEGLKSIAGMRSKLLLFHLLRRCEHDRLDSYKMANVTDLHVQQEIDSFELATITCKTTKELSTRTIFNLFCSASEKLLKYEISTLQQLTTMHIHFTYQIILEKIVVTFLVTNYRYLTLLNNHNNSLTTFAFNIAKNDKKINILSDGAGYSEEAGQTIVDTNDNKVSPTLPFSHISNDTVFDEQFYQYFNCSETEFFDLLNSDLKGILPE encoded by the coding sequence ATGTGCGATGATGAACTACTATTGAAAAACGAAGAGTGTTCAAGAAACACCATacttttaaagaaatacattttattatgCAGAAGTATTTTAATTGATGTGTTAAAACCAAAAGGAATGCCTAATTTGTCACAGCATATGTTGAAGATAAGTGATTTTTTGGACGagaattttttgaaactaTCTAATTATATGGATGAGGTTAAATGCAATATTGTTGAACCATTTGACTATTTGTTAATTGTGCCTGTGcttgataaatttttaaccTTTGCTTATTTTCAGTGCTATGTTTTCGATAACAAATCGGTGCAAATCGAAAATGATATTGTCAGGTGTTCTTTAATATTGATTGGTATAAGCGcatgttttattaatatgtgTTTAAAATACGAACAAAATCATATCAAACCTGTTGTATGTGAGGCTAAATCAAATATAGTTTTGGGTGAGGGTTTGAAAAGTATTGCGGGTATGAGGTCAAAACTTCTCCTTTTCCATTTACTTAGGAGATGTGAGCATGATAGATTGGATTCATACAAAATGGCAAATGTTACTGATTTGCATGTACAACAAGAAATTGATAGTTTTGAGCTTGCTACAATAACGtgtaaaacaacaaaagaattGTCGACGAGAACCATATTCAATTTGTTTTGCTCCGCTTCTGAAAAGTTATTGAAATATGAGATCAGTACTTTACAACAATTAACTACCATGCATATACACTTTACGtatcaaattattttggAGAAAATCGTTGTAACTTTTTTGGTAACAAATTATAGATATTTAACGTTACTAAACaatcataataacagtTTAACCACATTTGCTTTTAATATAgctaaaaatgataaaaaaattaacattttAAGTGATGGAGCTGGATATTCTGAAGAAGCGGGTCAAACAATTGTAGAcactaatgataataaagtaTCGCCAACATTGCCGTTCTCACATATTTCTAATGACACTGTATTTGATGAACAATTCTATCAATATTTCAACTGTTCTGAAActgaattttttgatttattaaacagCGATCTAAAAGGCATACTTCCGGAGTAA